The Desulfatiglans anilini DSM 4660 genome contains a region encoding:
- a CDS encoding polysaccharide deacetylase family protein: protein MKLIKISATPLYWTATLQSRFQTHKKIPILLYHKITDVSEGIDAFWNVSPGLFSEQIEFLLENGFQVISLQSFYDTSQFKNNLPRSTVILTFDDGYANFYTNVYPVLCKYRLPATVFLTVQYTGTNSFYEWDRPLIAKKKEFEKEFRPLSWNQINEMKESGLITFGSHSMSHPHLGRLPDDKIVYELRESKRILEERLEQPILFFSYPGGSYAYGDVNKNTRRHLVECGYKLACTSRTGRNRISDDILSLKRIGISRHDDIPLFRAKLTGGCDWMGWAQFAFQKTFANVW, encoded by the coding sequence ATGAAATTGATAAAAATTTCCGCAACGCCGCTCTATTGGACAGCGACACTTCAATCACGGTTCCAAACCCATAAGAAAATCCCCATTCTTCTTTATCACAAAATCACAGATGTCTCCGAAGGGATCGATGCATTTTGGAATGTATCGCCTGGACTTTTTTCAGAACAGATCGAATTTTTGCTCGAAAACGGTTTTCAGGTGATTTCGCTTCAGTCTTTTTATGACACCAGCCAATTCAAGAACAACTTGCCTAGAAGTACGGTTATCCTGACGTTCGATGACGGTTATGCCAATTTCTACACAAATGTATATCCGGTCTTATGCAAATACCGGCTCCCGGCAACCGTTTTCCTGACTGTGCAGTACACGGGAACGAATTCGTTTTACGAATGGGATCGTCCCCTGATTGCCAAAAAAAAGGAATTCGAAAAGGAGTTCAGGCCGCTTTCCTGGAATCAAATAAATGAAATGAAAGAATCCGGACTCATCACCTTTGGATCCCATTCCATGTCACATCCTCATCTTGGCCGTCTGCCGGATGACAAGATCGTATACGAACTACGCGAGTCAAAAAGAATCCTCGAAGAACGGCTCGAACAGCCAATTCTGTTCTTTTCATATCCAGGCGGTAGTTATGCTTATGGCGATGTAAACAAAAACACCAGAAGGCATCTCGTGGAATGCGGCTATAAGCTCGCCTGCACATCACGGACTGGAAGAAATCGAATATCCGACGACATCCTAAGTCTGAAGCGGATCGGCATCAGTAGACATGACGATATTCCGCTTTTCAGAGCGAAATTGACCGGTGGCTGTGATTGGATGGGCTGGGCGCAATTTGCTTTTCAGAAGACTTTTGCAAATGTTTGGTAA
- a CDS encoding GNAT family N-acetyltransferase, whose translation MQIQLISNPDDLKPYRPQWKTLLEHSTGSSPLFLSPEWIENWWKHFSDGRQMQTILFLNGNRLAGIVPLFTTTTHVLGFPFKILRFLGSRHADHLDFCFDPELRYECTQRLFRFAGEHLQWDVMDLMDVPEDSRNLPILRTVLTEQDYPFQVEPSILCPFLPVNGDDWPVYYANTRSKSTRKDLTRRLRRLAEGSEAVFRQYDDPETVREVFPCLVEVYEKRWTGKNLSLSFAGTKERQFYQDVSADLCRDGRLHLLTLEAQGQIVAFTLSAMHGTQFTWLITAYNPEYERYFPGEQILARLLESVFDMKRFHEFDFTRGEEPYKYKWTSSHRWNVRVLVRNRKTFSQIPFSGIRMAANIRREAKKIKVIRKIKLNLIGNISHKIKKLSNLNIY comes from the coding sequence ATGCAAATCCAACTGATCAGCAACCCAGATGATCTGAAACCCTACCGTCCTCAGTGGAAGACCCTCCTGGAGCATTCTACCGGGAGCAGCCCTCTCTTTCTCTCTCCGGAATGGATCGAAAACTGGTGGAAACATTTCAGCGACGGCAGGCAAATGCAAACCATCCTCTTCCTGAACGGCAACCGCCTGGCAGGGATCGTGCCTCTTTTTACCACGACCACCCATGTTCTGGGCTTTCCTTTCAAGATTTTGCGTTTTCTAGGATCCCGGCACGCGGATCATCTCGACTTCTGTTTCGACCCTGAGTTGCGCTACGAATGTACGCAACGTCTTTTCCGCTTTGCCGGCGAACATCTCCAGTGGGATGTCATGGATTTAATGGACGTTCCTGAAGATTCCAGAAATCTCCCGATTCTGCGCACAGTGCTGACCGAACAGGATTACCCTTTCCAGGTCGAGCCGTCCATTCTTTGCCCTTTCCTCCCGGTCAATGGAGACGACTGGCCGGTCTATTACGCAAACACAAGATCCAAATCCACCCGCAAGGATCTCACGAGGCGCCTCCGCCGCCTTGCTGAAGGAAGCGAGGCCGTTTTTCGGCAATATGACGATCCGGAAACTGTAAGGGAAGTCTTTCCCTGCCTGGTCGAGGTCTATGAAAAGCGCTGGACAGGCAAAAACCTCAGCCTCAGTTTTGCAGGAACCAAAGAAAGACAGTTCTATCAGGACGTCAGCGCGGACCTCTGCCGTGATGGACGGCTGCACCTGTTGACCTTGGAGGCCCAGGGGCAAATCGTCGCCTTTACGCTTTCCGCCATGCACGGAACCCAGTTCACCTGGTTGATTACGGCTTATAACCCGGAGTATGAGCGGTATTTCCCCGGCGAACAAATTCTGGCGCGATTGCTGGAATCCGTTTTTGACATGAAGCGCTTCCATGAATTCGATTTTACGCGCGGGGAAGAGCCCTACAAATACAAGTGGACCAGCAGCCACCGGTGGAACGTCAGAGTTCTGGTAAGAAACAGAAAGACTTTTTCTCAAATTCCGTTCTCCGGAATCAGAATGGCCGCAAACATCAGACGTGAAGCCAAAAAAATAAAAGTGATTCGCAAAATCAAACTGAATTTAATCGGGAATATATCTCACAAAATCAAAAAATTAAGCAATTTGAATATCTATTGA
- a CDS encoding class I SAM-dependent methyltransferase gives MLGLELRHIFLEYYPDFFQRHEEHLPTLKEGEKGSVNKALEIQNKSKTIDRFSYEWNEFKDYREDNFEKGVGYLPKGRFAGKTVLDAGCGAGRHAMEASRRGARAVFAMDLSNAVDAAFENTFSDPAIHVIQGDMFHLPFRRNSLDLIYSLWALPHTNDPPQAFQSMVPFLAEDGMILAYLYSSERKKAHGALRHIRKVTTQLPNPVVRAIAFILGAVDYGLLILPYRELSEALPIPEGWRRLVPTHVRLYASCSFSTCCTDWMDRLFYPHVHYYSTEEIHEWIRQAKLKAPSVRRFDNYAIVVHGTRAA, from the coding sequence ATGTTGGGTTTGGAGCTCAGACATATCTTTCTCGAGTATTACCCTGATTTTTTCCAGCGCCACGAGGAACATTTGCCTACCCTCAAAGAAGGCGAAAAAGGCTCTGTGAACAAAGCGCTCGAAATACAGAACAAAAGCAAAACCATTGACCGCTTCAGCTACGAGTGGAACGAATTCAAGGATTATCGGGAAGATAATTTTGAAAAAGGAGTCGGGTATCTTCCCAAAGGGCGCTTTGCGGGAAAGACCGTGCTCGACGCAGGGTGCGGCGCCGGGCGGCATGCCATGGAAGCGTCAAGGCGCGGGGCCCGGGCCGTTTTTGCAATGGACCTCAGCAACGCGGTCGATGCCGCCTTTGAAAACACCTTTTCCGATCCGGCCATCCATGTCATTCAAGGGGACATGTTCCATCTCCCCTTCAGACGGAATTCCCTGGACCTGATTTACAGCCTTTGGGCCTTGCCGCACACAAACGATCCACCTCAAGCCTTCCAATCCATGGTTCCCTTTCTGGCCGAAGATGGAATGATCCTCGCCTATCTGTACAGCAGCGAACGAAAAAAAGCCCATGGTGCCCTCCGACATATCCGGAAGGTCACGACCCAACTCCCGAACCCGGTTGTACGCGCCATCGCCTTCATTCTGGGTGCCGTCGACTACGGCCTGCTGATCCTGCCCTATCGGGAACTATCCGAGGCCCTGCCCATACCGGAGGGATGGAGGAGACTCGTCCCCACCCATGTCCGTTTGTATGCTTCGTGCAGCTTCAGCACCTGTTGCACCGACTGGATGGACCGCCTTTTCTATCCCCATGTCCATTACTATTCGACCGAAGAGATCCACGAATGGATCAGGCAGGCAAAGCTCAAGGCCCCTTCGGTCCGCCGCTTCGACAACTACGCCATCGTCGTTCACGGAACGCGGGCGGCTTGA
- a CDS encoding glycosyltransferase family 2 protein, producing the protein MVSILIPAFNEEESIADCLASLIEQTYPQDRMEILVIDGLSRDRTRDIVQNLSARYRNIRLHENPKRIIPSALNIGIREAKGDVVIRADAHTLYDINYVMNSVTLLLKTQAGNVGGVIHPIGKGLVGKAIAMGVSSPFGVGNAYYRYAESQRWVDTVAFGCWKKQTLLAIGGYNETYLVNEDYELNYRLRQRGEGILLSPDLKCYYFPRSCLKNLLQQYFRYGSWKVKMLAEHPGSLVYRQIIPPLFVLSLFTAIAMAPLHLLPLLLVGGTYALANLFVSVHTAAKRGSRSGFVLPVVFFSIHLAWGMGFLSGLRHLFPVRSVKLRPA; encoded by the coding sequence ATGGTCAGCATCCTTATTCCGGCCTTCAACGAAGAAGAATCCATTGCTGACTGCCTTGCTTCGCTCATTGAGCAAACCTATCCCCAGGACCGGATGGAAATCCTGGTGATCGATGGGTTAAGCCGGGACCGGACGCGCGATATCGTCCAGAACTTGTCAGCCCGCTATAGAAATATACGCCTTCATGAAAATCCAAAGCGCATCATCCCCTCCGCCCTGAATATCGGGATCCGCGAGGCGAAAGGCGATGTCGTCATACGGGCCGATGCCCACACCCTCTATGACATCAACTACGTGATGAATTCAGTCACGCTGCTTTTGAAAACACAAGCCGGAAACGTCGGGGGGGTCATCCATCCCATCGGTAAGGGGCTGGTAGGCAAGGCCATTGCCATGGGCGTCAGTTCGCCCTTCGGTGTGGGCAACGCTTACTATCGTTATGCCGAATCACAACGCTGGGTGGATACGGTGGCGTTCGGGTGTTGGAAAAAGCAAACCCTCCTTGCGATCGGCGGTTATAACGAGACGTATCTTGTTAACGAGGACTACGAACTGAACTACCGGCTGCGCCAGAGAGGGGAAGGCATCCTCTTGTCTCCCGATCTCAAATGTTATTATTTCCCGCGTTCCTGTTTGAAAAACCTTCTGCAGCAATACTTCCGCTACGGCAGCTGGAAGGTGAAAATGCTGGCGGAGCACCCTGGATCGCTGGTCTACCGCCAAATCATCCCGCCGCTATTCGTCCTCAGCCTTTTTACCGCCATCGCCATGGCCCCGTTGCACCTGCTTCCCCTGCTGCTGGTCGGGGGCACCTACGCGCTGGCCAATCTCTTCGTGTCCGTGCATACAGCGGCAAAACGCGGGTCCCGGTCAGGATTCGTCCTGCCGGTGGTCTTCTTCTCTATCCATCTGGCGTGGGGGATGGGGTTTCTTTCAGGCTTGCGACATCTTTTCCCCGTCAGGTCCGTCAAACTCAGGCCCGCCTGA
- a CDS encoding polysaccharide deacetylase family protein, translating to MEILLALPKSLVKQAFLLRSCLSPRLNGNDRNISGVILQYHSVTAEKRSSLPYVSPSLSVTVRDFDKQMSFMKKYYQPQSLTRFLAKHKDNLKSNKCMFVVSFDDGYRDNYTYALPILKKHSIPAIFYLTVDCIDRRPPWPSELRFFIYKTKKTLLNLSSVSVSFLVDDKFNKDATYNSLKKMMVRMNRSDREAVLSEISRKTALSVSEMKELDSLMLTWKDIWEMRAAGMEFGSHTLSHPSLYLPRRGR from the coding sequence GTGGAAATCTTGCTGGCCCTTCCAAAATCGCTGGTGAAACAGGCCTTCCTCTTGAGATCCTGTCTGAGCCCCAGGCTCAACGGTAATGACAGAAATATCAGTGGGGTGATCCTCCAATATCATTCAGTCACCGCTGAAAAGAGATCATCTCTGCCTTATGTTTCACCCAGCTTGTCCGTGACAGTGCGTGATTTCGATAAACAAATGTCATTTATGAAGAAATATTATCAACCACAAAGTCTAACCAGATTTTTAGCAAAACATAAAGACAACCTGAAAAGCAATAAATGTATGTTCGTTGTAAGTTTTGACGACGGTTATCGTGATAATTACACCTATGCATTGCCAATATTAAAAAAACACAGCATTCCAGCAATTTTTTATTTAACAGTCGACTGCATAGATAGACGACCGCCATGGCCGTCTGAGCTACGATTTTTCATTTACAAAACAAAAAAGACATTGCTCAATCTTTCATCTGTTTCAGTATCTTTTCTTGTTGATGACAAGTTTAATAAAGATGCAACATACAACAGTCTTAAGAAAATGATGGTACGTATGAATCGCTCCGATAGAGAAGCGGTTTTGTCGGAGATATCAAGGAAAACTGCGCTCAGTGTTTCCGAGATGAAAGAGCTCGACAGCTTGATGCTGACTTGGAAAGATATTTGGGAGATGCGCGCAGCAGGTATGGAGTTCGGCTCCCACACGTTGAGCCACCCTTCCCTTTATCTCCCTCGAAGAGGCAGATAG
- a CDS encoding glycosyltransferase translates to MIQIAYVLHDLSMGGAERHLIEVLRHIDRRRFRPWLFCLGNGYGKSLYEEYRRSDVAMISMGMEGGFASPRNLARLIRMARLMRSADIHLVHGYLFEGNLLGVLAGRLAGVPILIASKRSLDTYHGLQKIACRLTNRLASKITANSMAVLRFAQKTEGCPENKMVVIPNGTSASPPIEGSIERMTLRRSWGIPDDGLIVGTVARFFWKKDYPCFMRMAASVARRSPNAYFVAIGDGPLRAQMEEMAGALGISERLRFLGWREDAARLAAGFDVYVCASVIEGMSNALLEAMAMGLPAVATAVGGNVETVAHGRTGFLVPPKEPEPLADAVLQILGNPHVAREMGRTGRRRIEDEFSTRRMVDRMERLYESLLTEHAEEQRLRRAHHSTGKDPLRHRKPRHRRHGKTTVSAPEAP, encoded by the coding sequence ATGATCCAAATTGCGTATGTCCTTCATGACTTGAGCATGGGAGGCGCTGAAAGGCACCTGATCGAGGTCCTTCGCCACATTGACCGGAGGCGTTTCAGACCCTGGCTCTTCTGCCTCGGAAACGGATACGGCAAATCCCTTTATGAGGAGTACCGGCGAAGTGACGTGGCGATGATCAGTATGGGCATGGAGGGAGGCTTCGCGAGTCCGAGGAACCTGGCCAGGCTCATCCGAATGGCACGATTGATGCGCTCCGCTGACATCCATCTCGTCCACGGGTACCTCTTCGAAGGAAACCTGCTCGGGGTCCTGGCCGGCCGCCTCGCCGGTGTCCCTATCCTCATCGCCAGCAAACGAAGTCTGGATACCTACCACGGCCTGCAGAAGATCGCGTGCCGATTGACCAATCGGCTCGCCTCCAAAATCACCGCCAACTCCATGGCCGTTTTGAGATTCGCCCAGAAAACGGAAGGCTGCCCCGAAAATAAAATGGTGGTGATCCCCAACGGCACGAGCGCCAGCCCGCCCATCGAGGGATCCATCGAAAGAATGACCCTCCGGCGATCCTGGGGCATCCCGGACGATGGTCTGATCGTTGGAACCGTGGCAAGGTTTTTCTGGAAAAAGGATTACCCCTGTTTCATGAGGATGGCCGCCTCCGTGGCAAGAAGATCCCCCAATGCGTATTTCGTCGCCATAGGAGACGGTCCTCTGAGAGCCCAAATGGAGGAGATGGCCGGCGCATTGGGGATCAGCGAACGATTGCGTTTCCTCGGCTGGCGTGAGGATGCCGCAAGGCTGGCCGCTGGGTTCGATGTCTATGTGTGCGCCTCCGTGATCGAAGGCATGTCGAACGCCCTGCTGGAAGCCATGGCCATGGGGCTTCCCGCCGTCGCAACGGCCGTGGGGGGGAACGTTGAAACCGTGGCACACGGCCGCACCGGTTTTCTGGTTCCTCCAAAGGAACCGGAGCCCCTTGCAGATGCCGTTCTCCAGATCCTGGGCAACCCCCATGTCGCCCGGGAAATGGGACGGACGGGAAGACGGCGGATCGAAGACGAATTCAGCACCCGGCGCATGGTAGACAGGATGGAAAGGCTCTATGAATCCCTTCTCACCGAACATGCAGAAGAACAGCGCCTCCGACGGGCGCATCACTCGACCGGTAAGGATCCTCTTCGTCATCGGAAGCCTCGACATCGGCGGCACGGAAAAACAACTGTATCTGCTCCTGAAGCACCTTGA
- a CDS encoding glycosyltransferase — protein sequence MKKTVYVDPIHSGACAASNFHWMVRRPRKYFGTLGFLIRHTLSNPVHFLKTMALYPQAVHIASMLKETPLNHLHAHWSGYPTTVALAVSRLTGLRFSFTSHACDTSMIKTMVKQKVQEADFVLTCTRDALRFLSTFLNASEMKKIIVNYHGSNLQKFRPELRRKHSEERPFLLAVADLHERKGFPFLLEALALLRKKEVPFACHIVGEGPQRTFLEKRIQELGLQEAVFLPGSMTQEKLIDDYYALADIFVLPCVVQHVRFFRKNVDLGRLKIIEIKMSGGEGIQKDGIPNVLVEAMGMKIPVVSTRVAGIPELIRDKENGLLVPPRDPEALSAALKSLIEDPSLQTTLGEKGYVRAHEAFDRSKNIQALVEIFREDGAPAASPGAKGDVRLLSPLGRAAPSQS from the coding sequence ATGAAAAAGACGGTTTATGTCGATCCGATCCATTCTGGTGCCTGTGCAGCCTCCAATTTCCATTGGATGGTCAGAAGGCCGAGGAAATATTTTGGCACCCTCGGCTTCCTCATCCGCCACACCCTCTCGAACCCGGTGCACTTCCTCAAAACGATGGCATTGTATCCACAGGCAGTGCACATCGCTTCGATGCTGAAGGAGACCCCTCTAAACCACCTCCATGCCCACTGGTCAGGCTATCCGACAACGGTGGCGCTTGCGGTTTCCAGATTGACGGGTTTGCGATTCAGTTTTACATCCCACGCCTGCGACACCAGCATGATCAAGACCATGGTGAAGCAAAAGGTGCAGGAGGCCGATTTCGTCCTGACCTGCACCCGCGATGCACTGAGATTCCTGTCTACTTTTCTGAATGCATCCGAAATGAAGAAAATTATCGTGAACTACCATGGCTCCAATCTCCAGAAGTTCCGGCCCGAGCTTCGCCGGAAACACTCCGAGGAAAGGCCCTTTCTGCTCGCTGTAGCAGATCTTCACGAAAGAAAAGGTTTTCCTTTTCTGCTCGAGGCATTGGCCCTGCTCCGGAAAAAAGAAGTTCCCTTTGCCTGTCACATCGTCGGCGAAGGGCCGCAGCGGACCTTCCTCGAAAAGAGGATTCAGGAACTGGGCCTTCAAGAGGCGGTGTTTCTCCCCGGCTCGATGACTCAGGAGAAGCTGATCGACGACTATTACGCCCTGGCCGATATCTTCGTTCTGCCTTGCGTCGTGCAGCACGTCCGATTCTTCCGCAAGAATGTGGATCTGGGGCGTCTGAAAATCATCGAAATCAAGATGAGCGGAGGCGAAGGGATTCAGAAAGACGGGATACCGAACGTCCTGGTAGAAGCGATGGGCATGAAGATACCCGTCGTCTCCACGCGGGTAGCGGGTATTCCTGAACTGATTCGGGATAAGGAAAACGGCCTGCTCGTCCCTCCGCGAGACCCCGAAGCCCTCAGCGCAGCCTTGAAATCGCTGATCGAGGATCCGTCTCTCCAGACAACATTAGGCGAAAAAGGCTATGTCCGTGCACACGAAGCCTTCGATCGCAGCAAAAATATTCAGGCCCTGGTCGAGATTTTCCGCGAGGATGGAGCGCCGGCCGCCTCGCCCGGCGCCAAAGGGGATGTGAGACTCCTGAGTCCATTGGGCAGGGCCGCTCCATCGCAGTCCTGA
- a CDS encoding glycosyltransferase → MKHLDRQRFSPRVVTLSAGGYWVGKIRRLGIDVIELTRRRSWEIRRLWRLTRILNHTDPHVVHGFQMPGNVYAVLSSMISRKGRVLSSYRSFDPARDSLHPLQELKCLLAYGLAERVVCNSETLNADLNNRYPRLAKTVVIHNGIERPVKTQDCSITQLKEDLGLPPACPVVGTVGRLVPIKNQSLFLNIAERILKDRPDTRFLLVGGGPLEKALKQLASDLGISRHVVFTGQRPDVPDLLKVFDVFILTTSNGSGTGEGFPNVIMEAMLNAIPCVAARKGGLSELITDGRNGFLVDPLQARVFAEKAVTLLDDPELRFRMGRNGRKGILEKFTVERMVAQFEGLYRSMLQSQPENTNGEDHEGIYP, encoded by the coding sequence CTGAAGCACCTTGACAGGCAGCGCTTTTCGCCGCGCGTGGTGACCCTCTCGGCAGGAGGATACTGGGTCGGCAAGATACGGCGTCTCGGCATCGATGTGATCGAATTGACCAGACGCAGAAGTTGGGAGATCCGCCGCCTGTGGAGGCTGACCCGAATCTTGAACCACACGGATCCGCATGTCGTTCACGGGTTCCAGATGCCTGGCAATGTTTACGCCGTTCTAAGTTCCATGATCAGCCGTAAAGGCCGTGTCCTCAGCAGCTACCGCAGCTTTGATCCGGCCCGAGACAGCCTTCACCCGCTTCAGGAGTTGAAATGTCTGCTTGCGTATGGCCTGGCCGAGAGAGTCGTATGCAACTCAGAAACACTCAACGCGGATTTGAACAACCGCTATCCGCGCCTCGCGAAAACGGTCGTGATTCATAATGGCATCGAAAGGCCGGTCAAAACACAGGACTGCTCGATCACGCAACTGAAGGAAGACCTGGGCCTCCCGCCGGCCTGTCCCGTAGTGGGTACAGTCGGGCGCCTCGTTCCTATCAAGAATCAATCCCTTTTTCTCAACATCGCCGAACGAATCCTGAAAGACCGCCCGGATACGCGATTCCTCCTGGTCGGGGGAGGGCCCCTTGAAAAGGCGTTGAAGCAGCTGGCATCGGACCTTGGAATAAGCCGGCACGTCGTCTTTACCGGCCAGAGGCCGGACGTTCCGGACCTGTTGAAGGTGTTTGACGTGTTCATCCTGACTACGTCAAACGGGAGCGGCACGGGCGAAGGATTTCCGAATGTCATCATGGAAGCGATGCTGAACGCAATCCCCTGCGTGGCGGCCAGAAAGGGAGGCCTTTCTGAACTGATCACGGACGGCCGAAATGGTTTCCTCGTAGACCCTTTACAGGCAAGGGTGTTCGCAGAAAAGGCAGTGACGCTTCTCGATGATCCGGAATTGCGCTTCCGGATGGGACGCAACGGAAGAAAGGGCATTCTGGAAAAATTCACGGTGGAGCGGATGGTCGCACAGTTCGAAGGGCTCTACCGGTCGATGCTGCAATCGCAACCAGAGAACACGAACGGAGAGGATCATGAAGGTATATATCCTTGA